CGCGCTGATGATAGCGGTCGGGCGCGCCCGCAATGGCGGCTGACAGCGGCCAGCCGGACATCAGCGACTTGTCCCGCGCTCCCCTTCCGCCTGACGGGCTTGCAAGTCGCTGAGGCGGCGGGCGCCATCTCGGGAGAGCGGAGCCGGAGGGCACCGATGGGACCCGGGCGGCATCGCGGACCGTTTGACGGCCGTTTCAACGGCTTCAGGAGTGCGACCACTGTGCGCACCTCCCGAACGGGTTGGCCTCCCCGACGCGCACGACCGAGCTCGATGCGGTGGCCTGGTCGAAAAACACGTCCAGGAGACGGCGCGCAACATCTCGCCTTCCCGGGGCCAGGCGGGCTCGGGTGCTGCAACGGGAGGAAGATGCGGCGGAGTGCCTCAGTAGCTCGGCTTGGTCGGGAAGGGCGTGAGCTGCAGCTCGTGCGTCCAGCAGGACCGGTCCTGGGTGTGCAGGTACCAGAAGGCTTCCGCGATCTTCACCGGGTTCACCACCGCGTCCGGGTTCTGCCGCGCCCGCGGCAGCGCCCGGGTGCCGGGCGAGTCGATCAGCCCGTCCACCACCACGTTCGCCACGTGCACCCCGTGCTCCGAGTATTCCTCGGTCAGCACCTGGGCCAGGGTGCGCATCATCGCCCGCGGGTAGTACAGCGACTCGCCGGTCCGGCGCTTCTTGCCGCGCAGGGAGCTGGCGTTGTTGGTGAAGAAGAGGGAGCCCGCGCCGCGTTGGCGCATCGCCGGCAGCACCTCCTTCGCCACCAGGAAGGGGCCGCGGCAGGCGATGTGCAGCGCCGTGTCGAGGATCTCGAGCGGCACGTGCTCCAGCAGCTCCTTCTCGGGCGGCAGGTCGCGGCCTTCCAGGTAGCCGGCGTTGTAGACCAGCACCTCCGGGTCGCCGGCCTCCTCGCGGATGCGGCGGAAGGCGGCGGCGATGGAGCGCTCCGAGACGAGGTCCAGCTCGACGACCATGCTGGCGCCCCCCTGGTCGCGGATCGCGGCGGCGAGGGCGGAGGCATTGGCCTCCGCGCGCGTGGTCAGCACGGTGAGGAAGCCCTCGGCCGCGAACTTCTGGGCGATGGCGCCGCCGACGCCCCAACGCAGGGCGACGGGCAGGTCGCTGTCGTCGAGCGGCCGTCCGTGCGCCAGCTTCGTGTTGCGCCCGTCCGCCTGCCACTTGGAGGTGGCGCCCACCACCACCGCAACGGGACGTCCCTTCGAGTTCGCGCTGTGCTGCTGCAGGCTCATGCGGATGTCTCCTCCCGTGTCGGCGGATGCTGCCCCGCCTTGGCGCGCTTTCGCGTACGGGAACATAGCCTCCGGTAAGTCGCGGACGCGACGGGACCGCGAGCGGACAACAGGCATTCTTGCGCCCGGCGGCGGGCAGTCATGGACCTGCCCGGCATACGGCAGGTGAGCGTCGGGCGGGGCAAGGAGACCATGGACGCGCCTGGTGCCGCGTACGTCGCTCCTAACGCTAGTTTGTTGAACTCGGGTGTGGCATAGGCGATGGGATCATCGGAGGGACTTGCCGATGACCGCCCGTCAGCCTTGTCCGCCGGCACCGGGGCCGCTTGAGGCATTCGCGGTGCAGTTTGACGCGCTCTTCGGTTCGCTCGGCCAGCGCCGCAGCTTTCGGGGCTACCTGAGCGGGCTGCTCGCCCCGCGCGATCGCAACAAGACGCTCACGGCTCTGGCCGGCGCGGAACCGGTGGTGCAGGCGCAGAGCCCCGAGGTCCAGCGCCTGCAATACTTCCTCTCGGAGGCCGACTGGAGCGCGGAGGCCCTCAACGCCCGGCGCCTTGCGCTGCTGCAGAGCGAGGCGGCCACGGCGGCCCATCGCGGCGGCGTGCTCGTGCTTGACGACACCGGCGATCGGAAGGACGGCACGGCCACCGCGCATGTCGGCCGGCAGTACCTCGGCTCGGTCGGCAAGATCGACAACGGCATCGTCGCCGTCACCTCCCTCTGGACAGACGGGCGGGTGCACTATCCCCTGCACGTCGCGCCCTACACGCCGGCCCCTCGCTTCGCCGCAGGCACGAAGGATCCGCGGTTTCGCACCAAGCCGCAGATCGCCATCGACCTCATCGAGCAGGCGCGCACGGCCGACATCCCCTTCCGCGCCGTCGTCTTCGACTGCTTCTACGGGGACAACCCTGAACTGGAGTGGCGGCTCACGCAGGGCAAGATCCCCTATGTCCTGGCCCATCGCGGCAGTTGGAGCCAAGGGTGGGCACGGGCCGAGGAGGCCCATTCCTTCGAGGAGGCGGTCCAGGATCTGCCCCGCGCCGCATGGCAGCGGATCAAGCGGCGTTTCCAGGACGGACACCGGGAGAGCTGGTGGGTGGCGGAGCTGACGTTCCTGCACTTCGGCCCGCGCAAGGCCGTTCGCGCCCTCTGCGTCACCACCGATCGGCGCCGGCTTCCCGCGCAGTCCACCTGGTATCTCTCCTCCAACCTCAAGGGCAGCTCACTCGAGGAGATCACCCAGCTCTATGCGTGGCGCAACTGGACCGAGCAGGGCTACAAGTCCGTGAAAGGCGAGCTCGGGTGGGCGGACTTCCAGGTCCGCGGCGATGTCGCCATCCGCCGGCACTGGCTGCTGGTCTGCGCGGCCTTCAGCTTCTGCTGGTGGCAGGCCGCGCGCGAAGGACACTTGGCCGGGCCGCACCCTGTTCGCACCGGATCACAGCCTGCGCGATCCGGCCATACCGGAGCGGGGAAAAAATATCCGCCCGCAGCACTCCCTCTCCTGGCCGGAGGCGCTGCGAGCCGTGCGAGCCTGGCTGGCACCTTTCCGCTGGCTCACACGCTGCTGGAGGGCCTGGGCGCAGGCGCGGCCACCGCCA
The DNA window shown above is from Longimicrobium sp. and carries:
- a CDS encoding SDR family oxidoreductase; this translates as MSLQQHSANSKGRPVAVVVGATSKWQADGRNTKLAHGRPLDDSDLPVALRWGVGGAIAQKFAAEGFLTVLTTRAEANASALAAAIRDQGGASMVVELDLVSERSIAAAFRRIREEAGDPEVLVYNAGYLEGRDLPPEKELLEHVPLEILDTALHIACRGPFLVAKEVLPAMRQRGAGSLFFTNNASSLRGKKRRTGESLYYPRAMMRTLAQVLTEEYSEHGVHVANVVVDGLIDSPGTRALPRARQNPDAVVNPVKIAEAFWYLHTQDRSCWTHELQLTPFPTKPSY
- a CDS encoding IS701 family transposase is translated as MTARQPCPPAPGPLEAFAVQFDALFGSLGQRRSFRGYLSGLLAPRDRNKTLTALAGAEPVVQAQSPEVQRLQYFLSEADWSAEALNARRLALLQSEAATAAHRGGVLVLDDTGDRKDGTATAHVGRQYLGSVGKIDNGIVAVTSLWTDGRVHYPLHVAPYTPAPRFAAGTKDPRFRTKPQIAIDLIEQARTADIPFRAVVFDCFYGDNPELEWRLTQGKIPYVLAHRGSWSQGWARAEEAHSFEEAVQDLPRAAWQRIKRRFQDGHRESWWVAELTFLHFGPRKAVRALCVTTDRRRLPAQSTWYLSSNLKGSSLEEITQLYAWRNWTEQGYKSVKGELGWADFQVRGDVAIRRHWLLVCAAFSFCWWQAAREGHLAGPHPVRTGSQPARSGHTGAGKKYPPAALPLLAGGAASRASLAGTFPLAHTLLEGLGAGAATASTRYPD